A genomic segment from Nicotiana sylvestris chromosome 1, ASM39365v2, whole genome shotgun sequence encodes:
- the LOC138878492 gene encoding nicotine N-demethylase CYP82E4-like: MYHLLSPIEAIVGLVTFAFLLYFLWTKKQSKILNPLPPKIPGGWPVIGHLFYFKNNGDDDRHFSQKLGDLADKYGPVFTFRLGFRRFLAVSSYEAMKECFSTNDIHFADRPALLYGEYLCYNNAMLAVAKYGPYWKKNRKLVNQELLSVSRLEKFKHVRFSIVQKNIKELYDGDSPMVKINLSDWIDKLTFDIILKMVVGKTYNNGHGEILKAAFQKFMVQAMEIELYDVFHIPFFKWLDLTGNIKAMKQTFKDIDNIIQGWLDEHIKKRETKDVGGENEQDFIDVVLSKRSNEHLGDGYSHDTTIKATVFTLVLDATDTLALHIKWVMALMINNKNVMKKAQEEMDTIVGRDRWVEESDIKNLVYLQAIVKEVLRLHPPAPLSVQHLSVKDCVVNGYHIPKGTALLTNIMKLQRDPQIWADPDKFDPERFLTTHAAIDYRGQHYELIPFGTGRRACPAMNYSLQVEHLSIAHMIQGFNFATTTNEPLDMKQGVGLTLPKKTDVEVLITPRLPPTLYQY, translated from the exons ATGTATCATCTTCTTTCTCCCATAGAAGCCATTGTAGGACTTGTAACCTTTGCATTTCTACTCTACTTCCTATGGACCAAAAAACAATCAAAAATCTTAAACCCACTGCCTCCAAAAATCCCAGGTGGATGGCCAGTAATCGGCCATCTCTTTTATTTCAAGAACAATGGCGATGATGACcgccatttttctcaaaaactcggAGACTTAGCTGACAAATATGGTCCCGTCTTCACATTCCGGTTAGGGTTTCGTCGTTTCTTGGCGGTGAGTAGTTATGAAGCTATGAAAGAATGCTTCTCTACCAATGATATCCATTTCGCCGATCGGCCAGCTTTACTTTACGGAGAATACCTTTGCTATAACAATGCCATGCTTGCTGTTGCCAAATATGGCCCTTACTGGAAAAAAAATCGAAAGCTAGTCAATCAAGAACTTCTCTCCGTTAGTCGGCTCGAAAAATTCAAACATGTTAGATTTTCTATAGTTCagaaaaatattaaagaactataTGATGGTGATTCACCAATGGTGAAGATAAACCTTAGTGATTGGATAGATAAATTGACTTTCGACATCATTTTGAAAATGGTTGTTGGGAAGACCTATAATAATGGACATGGAGAAATACTGAAAGCAGCTTTTCAGAAGTTCATGGTTCAAGCTATGGAGATTGAGCTCTATGATGTTTTTCACATTCCATTTTTCAAGTGGTTGGATCTTACAGGGAATATTAAGGCTATGAAACAAACTTTCAAAGACATTGATAATATTATCCAAGGTTGGTTAGATGAGCACATTAAGAAGAGAGAAACAAAGGATGTTGGAGGTGAAAATGAACAAGATTTTATTGATGTGGTGCTTTCTAAGAGGAGCAACGAACATCTTGGCGATGGTTACTCTCATGACACCACCATCAAAGCAACCGTATTC ACTTTGGTCTTGGATGCAACAGACACACTTGCACTTCATATAAAGTGGGTAATGGCGTTAATGATAAACAATAAGAATGTCATGAAGAAAGCACAAGAAGAGATGGACACCATTGTTGGTAGAGATAGATGGGTAGAAGAGAGTGATATCAAGAATTTGGTGTATCTTCAAGCAATTGTTAAAGAAGTATTACGATTACATCCACCTGCACCTTTGTCAGTACAACACCTATCTGTAAAAGATTGTGTTGTCAATGGATATCATATTCCTAAGGGGACTGCACTACTTACAAATATTATGAAACTGCAACGAGATCCTCAAATATGGGCAGATCCTGATAAATTCGATCCAGAGAGATTCTTGACAACTCATGCTGCAATTGACTATCGAGGGCAGCACTATGAGTTGATACCGTTTGGTACGGGGAGACGAGCTTGTCCCGCAATGAATTACTCATTGCAAGTGGAACACCTTTCAATTGCTCATATGATCCAAGGTTTCAATTTTGCAACTACGACAAACGAGCCTTTGGATATGAAACAAGGTGTGGGTCTAACTTTACCTAAGAAGACAGATGTTGAAGTGCTAATTACACCTCGCCTGCCTCCTACGCTCTATCAATATTAA